A single region of the Pseudomonas sp. VD-NE ins genome encodes:
- a CDS encoding ABC transporter substrate-binding protein, producing MRLAALPLLLAPLLLSPLAQAAALSVCTEASPEGFDVVQYNSLTTTNASADVLMNRLVDFDTASGKVVPSLAESWEVSTDGLTYVFKLHPQVKFHTTDYFKPSRELTAEDVKFSFDRMLDPANPWHKVAQSGFPHAQSMQLPALIKKIDALDPLTVRFTLDHPDSTFLATLSMGFASIYSAEYADKLMKAGATDKLNSQPIGTGPFVFNRFQKDAAIRYKANPDYFGGKPAVDPLIFAITPDANVRLQKLRRNECQIALSPKPLDVQAALKEPTLKVEKTDAFMTAFVGINSQHPPLDKPEVRQAINLAFDKANYVKAVFEDTAEAANGPYPPNTWSYAKSLPGYPHDVAKAKALLAKAGLKDGFQTTIWTRPSGSLLNPNPSLGAQMLQSDLAEIGIQAEIRVIEWGELIRRAKAGEHDLLFMGWAGDNGDPDNFLTPQFSCAAVKSGTNFARYCNADLDKLISAGKTTSEQGVRTKLYEQAQAQIQQQALWLPLAHPTAYALTRKDVQGYLVSPFGRQDYSKVNLK from the coding sequence ATGCGCCTCGCTGCCCTACCCCTGTTGCTCGCCCCGCTCCTGCTGAGCCCTCTGGCCCAGGCCGCCGCGCTGAGCGTCTGCACCGAGGCCAGCCCTGAAGGGTTCGACGTGGTGCAATACAACTCGCTGACCACCACCAACGCCTCGGCCGACGTGCTGATGAACCGTCTGGTGGATTTCGACACCGCCAGCGGCAAAGTCGTGCCAAGCCTGGCCGAAAGCTGGGAAGTCAGCACCGATGGCCTGACGTACGTCTTCAAGCTACACCCACAGGTGAAGTTTCATACGACTGATTACTTCAAGCCGAGCCGCGAGCTGACTGCTGAAGACGTCAAATTCAGCTTCGACCGCATGCTCGACCCGGCCAACCCGTGGCACAAGGTTGCTCAAAGCGGCTTCCCCCATGCGCAATCAATGCAGTTGCCAGCGCTGATCAAGAAGATCGACGCCCTCGATCCGCTGACCGTGCGTTTCACCCTTGATCACCCGGATTCGACCTTCCTGGCGACTCTGAGCATGGGCTTCGCTTCGATCTACTCCGCCGAATACGCCGACAAACTGATGAAGGCCGGCGCGACGGACAAGCTCAACAGCCAGCCGATCGGTACCGGCCCGTTCGTGTTCAACCGTTTCCAGAAAGACGCAGCGATTCGTTACAAGGCCAACCCGGATTACTTCGGTGGCAAACCTGCGGTGGATCCGTTGATCTTCGCCATCACCCCGGACGCCAACGTGCGCCTGCAAAAGCTGCGACGCAATGAATGCCAGATCGCCCTGTCGCCGAAACCACTCGACGTACAGGCTGCGCTGAAAGAGCCGACGCTGAAAGTCGAAAAGACTGACGCCTTCATGACCGCTTTCGTTGGCATCAACAGCCAGCATCCGCCACTGGACAAGCCGGAAGTACGTCAGGCGATCAACCTGGCCTTCGACAAGGCCAACTACGTCAAGGCCGTGTTCGAAGACACTGCAGAAGCCGCCAACGGCCCTTACCCGCCGAACACCTGGAGCTACGCGAAGAGCCTGCCGGGTTACCCGCACGATGTCGCCAAAGCCAAGGCGCTGCTGGCCAAGGCCGGATTGAAGGACGGCTTCCAGACCACGATCTGGACACGCCCGTCGGGCAGCCTGCTTAACCCGAATCCAAGTCTTGGTGCACAAATGCTGCAATCGGATCTGGCGGAAATCGGCATTCAGGCGGAAATCCGTGTGATCGAGTGGGGTGAATTGATTCGTCGCGCCAAGGCCGGAGAACATGACCTGTTGTTCATGGGCTGGGCGGGTGACAACGGCGACCCGGATAACTTCCTCACGCCGCAGTTCTCCTGCGCGGCAGTCAAGTCAGGGACCAACTTCGCCCGTTATTGCAACGCCGACCTGGACAAGCTGATCAGCGCCGGCAAGACCACCAGCGAACAAGGCGTGCGCACCAAGCTGTATGAACAGGCGCAGGCGCAGATTCAGCAGCAGGCGTTGTGGTTGCCGCTGGCGCATCCGACGGCCTACGCACTGACGCGTAAAGACGTGCAGGGTTACTTGGTAAGCCCGTTTGGCCGGCAGGACTATTCCAAGGTCAACCTCAAATAA
- the radC gene encoding RadC family protein — MSIRDWPAAERPRERLLEHGAASLSDAELLAIFLRTGLPGLSAVDLARNLLTQFGSLRLLLEADQDAFSKQLGLGPAKFAQLQAAQEMNRRHLAEKSRQKPALENPQVVRDYLKSMLRHEPHEVFGCLFLDSKHQVLNFEILFRGSIDNTSVHPREVVKRCLANNAAALILCHNHPSGNTDPSQADRLLTKRLQKALELIDVRVLDHFIVGDGEPLSMAECGWM; from the coding sequence TTATTGGAGCACGGGGCAGCGAGCCTTTCGGACGCTGAGTTATTGGCGATTTTTCTTCGTACTGGCTTGCCCGGACTCAGTGCTGTGGACTTGGCGCGCAACCTGTTGACTCAATTCGGCAGCCTGCGTTTGCTGCTTGAGGCCGATCAGGACGCATTCAGCAAACAATTGGGGCTTGGGCCGGCGAAGTTTGCGCAACTGCAAGCTGCTCAGGAAATGAACAGGCGGCATCTGGCTGAGAAATCACGGCAGAAACCAGCCCTGGAAAACCCTCAGGTCGTTCGCGATTATCTGAAGTCGATGCTGCGTCACGAACCGCATGAGGTGTTTGGTTGCCTGTTTCTCGACTCCAAACATCAAGTACTGAATTTCGAGATACTGTTTCGCGGTTCCATCGACAACACCAGCGTGCATCCGCGCGAGGTTGTGAAGCGATGTTTGGCCAATAATGCGGCAGCGTTGATCCTGTGTCACAACCATCCATCAGGGAACACTGACCCAAGTCAGGCAGATCGGCTGCTGACCAAGCGCCTGCAAAAGGCGCTGGAGCTGATTGATGTGCGAGTGCTGGATCACTTCATCGTCGGTGACGGAGAGCCGCTATCGATGGCGGAGTGTGGCTGGATGTAG